The segment GCACTTTTGACAGGAAAGAAGGCAGCAGCCCCCAGGAGCGACCCAGTGTCCCCTACTGTGGCCCGGAGCAGAGACCCTGAGAAGGACGATCGTTCCAAGGAGGAGATGGCAGTGGCCACAGATGCTGCAGCCTTGGTGGATGGTAAAGGTGGGGCTGGGGTTGGGCAGGCCGAGCTCGAGCTGCAAGGTGGGTGGGTGAGTGTGTGGGCAGGGAGTAGAATAGGAACAGGTTGGAACTTGTCCTGGGTGGCATTGAGCTGTGGTCTCAATATAGAGCCCGAGTCCACGGTGAACCTGGCATTTGTCAAGAATGATTCGTACGAGAAGGGGCCGGACTCAGTGGTGGTGCACGTGTACGTGAAGGAAATCCGCAGGGACACCTCTCGAGTGCTCTTCCGTGAGCAGGACTTCACGCTTATCTTCCAGAccaggtgggtgggtgggcagaCCCGGGGCAGACAGTGTGCTTCAGGCAGGGCAGTGTGCCTCACGCTCTTTCTCGTGCCCTGCCCCTGCAGGGACGGAAACTTCCTGAGACTGCATCCGGGCTGTGGACCCCACACCATCTTCCGTTGGCAGGTGAAGCTCAGGTGGGTGGTGCCCAGCCCCGCCCCTCTGCCTGTCCTGCTGCTCTGCAGTCCATGTCCCTGGGCCGTCTGGCCACCGGAGGCCCTGAGTGCAACCTTCCCCTGCAGGAACCTGATCGAGCCCGAGCAGTGCACCTTCTGCTTCACGGCCTCGCGCATCGACATCTGCCTCCGCAAGCGGCAGAGCCAGCGCTGGGGGGGCCTGGAGGCCCCGGCTGCACGAGGTCTGCCCACGAGCTCCTTTCATTGCCTGGTCCTTGGGACCtggacccccaccccctgccacatGCTGCTAACCACCAGCCCCCCATTCCCCCTTTTTAAGGTGCAGTGGGTGGTGCAAAGGTCGCCGTGCCGACAGGTCCATCCCCCCTGGATTCAGCCCCACCGGGAGGTACACCCCATCCCTTGACAGGCCAGGAGGAAGCCCGGGCCGTGGAGAAGGAGAAACCCAAGGCTCGATCTGAGGACACAGGCCTCGATGGGGTGGCCACCCGCACCCCCATGGAGCATGTAGCCCCAAAGTCAGAGCCACACCTGGCGTCGGTGAGAATCTTGGGGTGCAGAGGGCTAGGGCTGGAGGCTGGAGAGCTCAGGGCTGCTCTCTCATGCTTCTCTTGCTCCCACAGCCCAAGCCCACATGTATGGTGCCTCCAATGCCCCACAGCCCGGTGAGTGGAGACagtgtggaggaagaggaggaggaagagaagaaggtgTGTCTGCCAGGCTTCACCGGCCTCGTCAACCTAGGCAACACCTGCTTCATGAACAGCGTCATTCAGTCTCTGTCTAACACGCGGGAGCTGCGGGACTTCTTCCATGGTGAGAGCAGCACCTGGAGCCCGGGGACAGGGGACACTTGCCCCCGCTCACAtctctgctgggctgctgtccctAGACCGCTCCTTCGAGGCTGAGATCAACTACAACAACCCGCTGGGGACTGGTGGGCGTCTGGCCATCGGTTTTGCTGTGCTGCTCCGGGCGCTGTGGAAGGGCACCCACCATGCCTTCCAGCCCTCCAAGTTGAAGGTGATCTGTGGCCACTCCTCCCCTTTCctggagagggcagggagggccAGCCAGCCGGTGCTGGGGCTCCGGGCTCACACCTTGCCCATGTATCCAGGCCATCGTGGCGAGCAAGGCCAGCCAGTTCACAGGCTATGCCCAGCACGATGCCCAGGAGTTCATGGCTTTCCTGCTGGATGGGCTGCACGAGGACTTGAACCGCATTCAGAATAAGCCCTACACGGAGACTGTGGACTCAGATGGGCGGCCTGATGAGGTCAGAGTTGGGGGCAGAGGTGCGCCTGTGTCCAGCCCGTCCCGGCCCCCGGATCTCCTCGGCCCTCACCACTTTGCTCCTCAGGTGGTGGCTGAGGAAGCCTGGCAGCGGCACAAGATGAGGAACGACTCTTTCATCGTGGACCTGTTTCAGGGCCAGTACAAGTCGAAGTTGGTGTGCCCCGTGTGTGCAAAGGTGTGACAGGCTCCCTAGAAAGAAAGGCACCCCCCAGCTTGTCCTGGTTAGCCTACTCAGAATGGGCTCAGAGGCACAGGTACCTTTAGGTGCTGCAGAGCACAGTTTGGGCAAAGAAGCTTGGGGGAGGCCTCAGGCCCTGTGGGCTGCAGAGGTCAGGCTGCAAGGGCTTCCTGACTGAGGGGAAAGCACTCTTTGGGTGACCTGAGATGGAGCTGGGTATGGGAAAAATTGGAAAGGCACATGGGAGGGGCCTGGCGGAGCAGGCCTCCAGTGTCAGAAACAGGGATCCTTCTCTCCTGCCGGTTCTCCTGGTCTATCCAACATTCTCAGCCTGAGGCTGGGCGGTGAGGCCCGAGAGCCATCCTCGGGCCTGGATCGGGCGCTCTGGGCACCAGCAGCCTGCCCCTCCACTCCCTGTGCGGCCACCCAGTGGTACCTGTGCATTTGCAGGTCTCCATCACTTTTGACCCGTTCCTGTACCTGCCAGTGCCCTTGCCCCAGAAGCAAAAGGTTCTCCCTGTCTTCTATTTCGCCCGGGAGCCCCACAGCAAGCCCATCAAGGTGAGAACTTGGCCTGTACTTCCGGGCTACGGCCTTAGACCCTGGCCTCCCTCCCCGACGGACACTCTCCTCTTGTCACCACAGTTTCTGGTGAGCGTCAGCAAAGAGAACTCCAGTGCGAGCGAAGTGTTGGACTCCCTATCTCAGAGTGTCCATGTGAAGCCTGAGAACCTGCGTCTGGCTGAGGTGTGTCTGTCCTTCCCTGCCCCTTCTGCACAGGGACGTGTGTCTGTGTTCGCAGCACACAGATAACATGTGTGCAGTTGTTAGCATCTGTATGTGTCCACGCAGACGTGCATGTGACCACAGACAGGTGGGGTGCTGCAGGATGAGGCGTGGTTGAAACCAGGCACTTGGGTGGTGCACGTGAGGTGCCCTCAGTTCCCTGCCATCATCTGAATATATTCCCCCTCTTGGTGGTGGCCCCCAGCTGCTCTTCTTTAGATAAGGACCTTGGGCCACAGGACTAGCCGTCCACCAGCTCTGGTTCTTCTGCATCGTGCTTCTCCCTCCTGTTTTCCCCGATCTGTGTGCTGCTGCCTGGCAGTGTCCTGTTTCTCAGCGGGGTAGAGGTTGGGGCACACTTCTTGGAAGGTGGCCCCTCCAGAGTAACCACGTTGCAGTCTGCACAGGGCCCACGGGGGTGACAGCAGGGTTGAGGCCCTTGGTGTGGAAAGCTGGTACAGTTCATAGCTGTCCCAATCCTGATCTTGCATCCTCTGTATGCACCAGGCTCCTTACTCCATTGGGCACTGAGGCTGCTGCCAGTGGAGGCACATATTTCTTATCCCTGACAAGTCCCCAGTGACCCAAGATCAAGGCCAGATCTTGTGGTTTGGAGCAGGGCTAGGGGAAGCGCTCGTCCTCACATCGGATCTGTGTGTTCTCTATCCCCAGGTGATTAAGAATCGCTTCCACCGTGTGTTCCTGCCCTCCCACTCACTGGACACCGTGTCCCCGTCCGACACACTCCTCTGCTTCGAGTTGCTGTCCCCAGAGTTGGCCAAGGAGCGGGTGGTGGTGCTAGAGGTACAACAGGTGAGTAGGGGCCACCCCGCTGACCCAGGGTCctggggggggtgggcagggatggCCTGCCTGCCCCGCCTGCCCTCGCTGAGCCAGGCCACCCACCCCAGCGCCCCCAGGTGCCCAGCATCCCCATCTCCAAGTGTGCAGCCTGCCAGCGGAAGCAGCAGTCAGAGGATGAGAAGCTGAAGCGCTGTACCCGGTGCTACCGCGTGGGCTACTGCAACCAGTGAGGACTCCCACACACAACCGTGTTGCCCCGTCCCTGCTCCTGCTTCCACCTGCCATCCTCCTTCTTCACGTAAAACCTGGGTGTCTTAAGTCCTCTACCTTCCCCATCTGCCGCCACTCTCCCAGACCCCTGGGGAAGCTGGGCTGGCCCTGGTGCAGAGGTAGGGCTGAagcccctttcttccttccacttTCCTTCCAGGCTCTGTCAGAAAACTCACTGGCCTGACCACAAGGGCCTCTGCCGCCCCGAGAACATCGGCTACCCCTTCCTGGTTAGTGTCCCCGCCTCACGCCTCACCTACGCCCGTCTTGCTCAGCTGCTAGAGGGCTATGCCCGGTAAGTGCCCAGGACCTGGGTTAAGGCGGGGTGGAAGGCAGAGGCGCCAGCCATGCTGGTCGGGATTCTTACTGGCTTTTGCGGCCCGTCGCCAGGTACTCTGTGAGTGTGTTCCAGCCGCCCTTCCAGCCCGGCCGCATGGCCTTGGAGTCCCAGGGCCCTGGCTGCACCACGCTACTCTCCACTAGCTCCCTGGAGGCCGGGGACAGTGACAGGGACCCCATTCAGCCACCAGAGCTCCAGTTGGTGACCCCTGTGGCTGAGGGGGACACTGGGGCCACCCGGGCATGGGCATCCCCTGATCGGGGCCCTGTGCCCAGCACCAGCGGCATTTCTTCTGAGATGGTGGCCAGTGGGCCTGTTGAAGTTGGCGCCTTGACTGTTGGTGAGAGGGTGTCCCGGCCTGAAGGTAAAAGTCTGCTAAAAGGCTCTGGGGTAGGGAAGGTAGGGGAGAGCTGGTTCAGGCCCTGGTAGACAGGAAAGCTCTGATTATCGTGTCCTTTCTCAGCTGCTGTGCCTGGGTACCAACACCCAAGTGAAGCCCTGAGTGCCCACACTCCCCAGTTCTTCATCTACAGAATTGATGCGTCCAACCGAGAGCAGCGGCTAGAGGACAAAGGTTGTCTGAGGCCGGCAGGCGGGGGAGCCCTGGCGTGGGTTGGGCTGGCGGCTCCCCACAGCAGTGTGACTCCCCTCCCTGCCCGTTTTCAGGAGACGTCCCACTGGAGCTGGGAGACGACTGCAGCCTGGCCCTGGTCTGGCGCAACAACGAGCGCCTGCAGGAGTTCGTGCTGGTGGCCTCCAAGGAGCTGGAGTGCGCCGAGGACCCTGGGTCTGCCGGCGAGGCTGCCCGCGCCGGCCACTTCACGCTGGACCAGTGCCTCAACCTCTTCACACGGCCGGAGGTGTTGGCACCCGAGGAGGCTTGGTGAGGCCAGGGTGGCCggcaggtggggggcgggggcgccaGGCGCTCTGCCGCCCCTGACCGTGCCCCATCCGCCCTCAGGTACTGCCCGCAGTGCAAACAGCACCGCGAGGCCTCCAAGCAGCTGCTGCTGTGGCGCCTGCCCAGCGTGCTCATCGTGCAGCTCAAGCGCTTCTCCTTCCGCAGCTTCATCTGGCGCGACAAGATCAACGACCTGGTGGAGTTCCCCGTCCGGTGAGCCAGGGCCCTGCTGCCTGCGGTCAGGGCTGGTGGCGGCGGCTGGGAGGGGCACCTGCTGACCGGCTGACCACTCTCGGGCTGGCCCCGCAGGAACCTGGACCTGGGCAAGTTCTGTATTGGTCAGAAAGAGGAGCAGCTGCCCAGCTATGACCTGTACGCCGTCATCAACCACTACGGGGGCATGATTGGCGGCCACTACACCGCCTGCGCACGCCTGCCCAACGACCGCAGCAGCCAGCGCAGCGACGTGGGTGAGGGCACACACGCCGACAGGACGGACGGGAGGGGCGGTGGCGCAGGCCCTGTTCACACTCTCCCCGCCTTGCCGTAGGCTGGCGCCTGTTCGACGATAGCACGGTGACAACGGTAGACGAGAGCCAGGTGGTGACGCGTTACGCCTATGTCCTCTTCTACCGCCGGCGGAACTCTCCCGTGGAGAGGCCCCCCCGGGCAGGTCACTCTGAGCACCACCCTGACCTGGGCCCTGCAGCTGAGTCAGCTGCCAGCCAGGTGAGGCACGGGGAGGCTTCGCAGGCTAGGGGGGCCCAACTCTCAGATGTTGGGGGGCGGCGCATAGAGCACAGCTTCTTCTCCTTCAGCCCCTAAAGCCCTGGCTTTTTAAGCCGCAGATGGGGTTCCCTTACATTGCAGCCTTAGCCAGAGCCATTATTGGCTGTAGGGACACTTACAGAGGCACATACACACCAACACGTGGCCAGGGGTGTGTGCATCAAATACAGGCCAGGAGCTGCTACAGACTTGACCGGGCTGTGAATGGACTGTACCCAGcactcccagctttccctctgcTGCTCCCCACACGCTGGCCCACAGACCCTCCCTTATGACTGTCCCTGAGTTCTGACATGCACTCAGGCCAGGGCTGCGCCAGCAGTCCATAGCCTTGTGTGGCCGTCCCCCTCTCTGAGGTGGGCATCTGTTCCTGCTGGGCCTTCAGGATCTTCTG is part of the Bubalus kerabau isolate K-KA32 ecotype Philippines breed swamp buffalo chromosome 20, PCC_UOA_SB_1v2, whole genome shotgun sequence genome and harbors:
- the USP19 gene encoding ubiquitin carboxyl-terminal hydrolase 19 isoform X11, coding for MSGGASATGPRRGPPGLEEATSKKKQKDRANQESKDGDPRRGSAFTPREEQTKEDLGLDWRQSADEVIVKLRVGTGPVRLEEVDAAFTDTDCVLRLPDGRQWGGVFYAEIESSCTKVQARKGGLLQLSLPKKVPLLTWPSLLKKPLGTQELVPGLRCQENGQEPSPVALEPGPEPRRAKQEARNQKRAQGRGEVGAGAGPGAQAGPSAKRAVHLRRGPEGEGPRDGPGPRGDAPQFLAEPATQAEAEEQLRVPPLTPQTCLLGSEENLALLTGKKAAAPRSDPVSPTVARSRDPEKDDRSKEEMAVATDAAALVDGKEPESTVNLAFVKNDSYEKGPDSVVVHVYVKEIRRDTSRVLFREQDFTLIFQTRDGNFLRLHPGCGPHTIFRWQVKLRNLIEPEQCTFCFTASRIDICLRKRQSQRWGGLEAPAARVGGAKVAVPTGPSPLDSAPPGGTPHPLTGQEEARAVEKEKPKARSEDTGLDGVATRTPMEHVAPKSEPHLASPKPTCMVPPMPHSPVSGDSVEEEEEEEKKVCLPGFTGLVNLGNTCFMNSVIQSLSNTRELRDFFHDRSFEAEINYNNPLGTGGRLAIGFAVLLRALWKGTHHAFQPSKLKAIVASKASQFTGYAQHDAQEFMAFLLDGLHEDLNRIQNKPYTETVDSDGRPDEVVAEEAWQRHKMRNDSFIVDLFQGQYKSKLVCPVCAKVSITFDPFLYLPVPLPQKQKVLPVFYFAREPHSKPIKFLVSVSKENSSASEVLDSLSQSVHVKPENLRLAEVIKNRFHRVFLPSHSLDTVSPSDTLLCFELLSPELAKERVVVLEVQQRPQVPSIPISKCAACQRKQQSEDEKLKRCTRCYRVGYCNQLCQKTHWPDHKGLCRPENIGYPFLVSVPASRLTYARLAQLLEGYARYSVSVFQPPFQPGRMALESQGPGCTTLLSTSSLEAGDSDRDPIQPPELQLVTPVAEGDTGATRAWASPDRGPVPSTSGISSEMVASGPVEVGALTVGERVSRPEAAVPGYQHPSEALSAHTPQFFIYRIDASNREQRLEDKGDVPLELGDDCSLALVWRNNERLQEFVLVASKELECAEDPGSAGEAARAGHFTLDQCLNLFTRPEVLAPEEAWYCPQCKQHREASKQLLLWRLPSVLIVQLKRFSFRSFIWRDKINDLVEFPVRNLDLGKFCIGQKEEQLPSYDLYAVINHYGGMIGGHYTACARLPNDRSSQRSDVGWRLFDDSTVTTVDESQVVTRYAYVLFYRRRNSPVERPPRAGHSEHHPDLGPAAESAASQGLGPGQAPEVAPTRTAPERFAPPVDRPAPTYSNMEEVD
- the USP19 gene encoding ubiquitin carboxyl-terminal hydrolase 19 isoform X1, encoding MSGGASATGPRRGPPGLEEATSKKKQKDRANQESKDGDPRRGSAFTPREEQTKEDLGLDWRQSADEVIVKLRVGTGPVRLEEVDAAFTDTDCVLRLPDGRQWGGVFYAEIESSCTKVQARKGGLLQLSLPKKVPLLTWPSLLKKPLGTQELVPGLRCQENGQEPSPVALEPGPEPRRAKQEARNQKRAQGRGEVGAGAGPGAQAGPSAKRAVHLRRGPEGEGPRDGPGPRGDAPQFLAEPATQAEAEEQLRVPPLTPQTCLLGSEENLALLTGKKAAAPRSDPVSPTVARSRDPEKDDRSKEEMAVATDAAALVDGKEPESTVNLAFVKNDSYEKGPDSVVVHVYVKEIRRDTSRVLFREQDFTLIFQTRDGNFLRLHPGCGPHTIFRWQVKLRNLIEPEQCTFCFTASRIDICLRKRQSQRWGGLEAPAARGAVGGAKVAVPTGPSPLDSAPPGGTPHPLTGQEEARAVEKEKPKARSEDTGLDGVATRTPMEHVAPKSEPHLASPKPTCMVPPMPHSPVSGDSVEEEEEEEKKVCLPGFTGLVNLGNTCFMNSVIQSLSNTRELRDFFHDRSFEAEINYNNPLGTGGRLAIGFAVLLRALWKGTHHAFQPSKLKAIVASKASQFTGYAQHDAQEFMAFLLDGLHEDLNRIQNKPYTETVDSDGRPDEVVAEEAWQRHKMRNDSFIVDLFQGQYKSKLVCPVCAKVSITFDPFLYLPVPLPQKQKVLPVFYFAREPHSKPIKFLVSVSKENSSASEVLDSLSQSVHVKPENLRLAEVIKNRFHRVFLPSHSLDTVSPSDTLLCFELLSPELAKERVVVLEVQQRPQVPSIPISKCAACQRKQQSEDEKLKRCTRCYRVGYCNQLCQKTHWPDHKGLCRPENIGYPFLVSVPASRLTYARLAQLLEGYARYSVSVFQPPFQPGRMALESQGPGCTTLLSTSSLEAGDSDRDPIQPPELQLVTPVAEGDTGATRAWASPDRGPVPSTSGISSEMVASGPVEVGALTVGERVSRPEAAVPGYQHPSEALSAHTPQFFIYRIDASNREQRLEDKGDVPLELGDDCSLALVWRNNERLQEFVLVASKELECAEDPGSAGEAARAGHFTLDQCLNLFTRPEVLAPEEAWYCPQCKQHREASKQLLLWRLPSVLIVQLKRFSFRSFIWRDKINDLVEFPVRNLDLGKFCIGQKEEQLPSYDLYAVINHYGGMIGGHYTACARLPNDRSSQRSDVGWRLFDDSTVTTVDESQVVTRYAYVLFYRRRNSPVERPPRAGHSEHHPDLGPAAESAASQASRIWQELEAEEEPVPEGPAPLGPWGPQDWVGPPPRGPTTPDEGCLRYFVLGTVAALVALVLNVFYPLVSQSPWR
- the USP19 gene encoding ubiquitin carboxyl-terminal hydrolase 19 isoform X10: MSGGASATGPRRGPPGLEEATSKKKQKDRANQESKDGDPRRGSAFTPREEQTKEDLGLDWRQSADEVIVKLRVGTGPVRLEEVDAAFTDTDCVLRLPDGRQWGGVFYAEIESSCTKVQARKGGLLQLSLPKKVPLLTWPSLLKKPLGTQELVPGLRCQENGQEPSPVALEPGPEPRRAKQEARNQKRAQGRGEVGAGAGPGAQAGPSAKRAVHLRRGPEGEGPRDGPGPRGDAPQFLAEPATQAEAEEQLRVPPLTPQTCLLGSEENLALLTGKKAAAPRSDPVSPTVARSRDPEKDDRSKEEMAVATDAAALVDEPESTVNLAFVKNDSYEKGPDSVVVHVYVKEIRRDTSRVLFREQDFTLIFQTRDGNFLRLHPGCGPHTIFRWQVKLRNLIEPEQCTFCFTASRIDICLRKRQSQRWGGLEAPAARGAVGGAKVAVPTGPSPLDSAPPGGTPHPLTGQEEARAVEKEKPKARSEDTGLDGVATRTPMEHVAPKSEPHLASPKPTCMVPPMPHSPVSGDSVEEEEEEEKKVCLPGFTGLVNLGNTCFMNSVIQSLSNTRELRDFFHDRSFEAEINYNNPLGTGGRLAIGFAVLLRALWKGTHHAFQPSKLKAIVASKASQFTGYAQHDAQEFMAFLLDGLHEDLNRIQNKPYTETVDSDGRPDEVVAEEAWQRHKMRNDSFIVDLFQGQYKSKLVCPVCAKVSITFDPFLYLPVPLPQKQKVLPVFYFAREPHSKPIKFLVSVSKENSSASEVLDSLSQSVHVKPENLRLAEVIKNRFHRVFLPSHSLDTVSPSDTLLCFELLSPELAKERVVVLEVQQRPQVPSIPISKCAACQRKQQSEDEKLKRCTRCYRVGYCNQLCQKTHWPDHKGLCRPENIGYPFLVSVPASRLTYARLAQLLEGYARYSVSVFQPPFQPGRMALESQGPGCTTLLSTSSLEAGDSDRDPIQPPELQLVTPVAEGDTGATRAWASPDRGPVPSTSGISSEMVASGPVEVGALTVGERVSRPEAAVPGYQHPSEALSAHTPQFFIYRIDASNREQRLEDKGDVPLELGDDCSLALVWRNNERLQEFVLVASKELECAEDPGSAGEAARAGHFTLDQCLNLFTRPEVLAPEEAWYCPQCKQHREASKQLLLWRLPSVLIVQLKRFSFRSFIWRDKINDLVEFPVRNLDLGKFCIGQKEEQLPSYDLYAVINHYGGMIGGHYTACARLPNDRSSQRSDVGWRLFDDSTVTTVDESQVVTRYAYVLFYRRRNSPVERPPRAGHSEHHPDLGPAAESAASQGLGPGQAPEVAPTRTAPERFAPPVDRPAPTYSNMEEVD
- the USP19 gene encoding ubiquitin carboxyl-terminal hydrolase 19 isoform X3; protein product: MSGGASATGPRRGPPGLEEATSKKKQKDRANQESKDGDPRRGSAFTPREEQTKEDLGLDWRQSADEVIVKLRVGTGPVRLEEVDAAFTDTDCVLRLPDGRQWGGVFYAEIESSCTKVQARKGGLLQLSLPKKVPLLTWPSLLKKPLGTQELVPGLRCQENGQEPSPVALEPGPEPRRAKQEARNQKRAQGRGEVGAGAGPGAQAGPSAKRAVHLRRGPEGEGPRDGPGPRGDAPQFLAEPATQAEAEEQLRVPPLTPQTCLLGSEENLALLTGKKAAAPRSDPVSPTVARSRDPEKDDRSKEEMAVATDAAALVDEPESTVNLAFVKNDSYEKGPDSVVVHVYVKEIRRDTSRVLFREQDFTLIFQTRDGNFLRLHPGCGPHTIFRWQVKLRNLIEPEQCTFCFTASRIDICLRKRQSQRWGGLEAPAARGAVGGAKVAVPTGPSPLDSAPPGGTPHPLTGQEEARAVEKEKPKARSEDTGLDGVATRTPMEHVAPKSEPHLASPKPTCMVPPMPHSPVSGDSVEEEEEEEKKVCLPGFTGLVNLGNTCFMNSVIQSLSNTRELRDFFHDRSFEAEINYNNPLGTGGRLAIGFAVLLRALWKGTHHAFQPSKLKAIVASKASQFTGYAQHDAQEFMAFLLDGLHEDLNRIQNKPYTETVDSDGRPDEVVAEEAWQRHKMRNDSFIVDLFQGQYKSKLVCPVCAKVSITFDPFLYLPVPLPQKQKVLPVFYFAREPHSKPIKFLVSVSKENSSASEVLDSLSQSVHVKPENLRLAEVIKNRFHRVFLPSHSLDTVSPSDTLLCFELLSPELAKERVVVLEVQQRPQVPSIPISKCAACQRKQQSEDEKLKRCTRCYRVGYCNQLCQKTHWPDHKGLCRPENIGYPFLVSVPASRLTYARLAQLLEGYARYSVSVFQPPFQPGRMALESQGPGCTTLLSTSSLEAGDSDRDPIQPPELQLVTPVAEGDTGATRAWASPDRGPVPSTSGISSEMVASGPVEVGALTVGERVSRPEAAVPGYQHPSEALSAHTPQFFIYRIDASNREQRLEDKGDVPLELGDDCSLALVWRNNERLQEFVLVASKELECAEDPGSAGEAARAGHFTLDQCLNLFTRPEVLAPEEAWYCPQCKQHREASKQLLLWRLPSVLIVQLKRFSFRSFIWRDKINDLVEFPVRNLDLGKFCIGQKEEQLPSYDLYAVINHYGGMIGGHYTACARLPNDRSSQRSDVGWRLFDDSTVTTVDESQVVTRYAYVLFYRRRNSPVERPPRAGHSEHHPDLGPAAESAASQASRIWQELEAEEEPVPEGPAPLGPWGPQDWVGPPPRGPTTPDEGCLRYFVLGTVAALVALVLNVFYPLVSQSPWR
- the USP19 gene encoding ubiquitin carboxyl-terminal hydrolase 19 isoform X6, with protein sequence MSGGASATGPRRGPPGLEEATSKKKQKDRANQESKDGDPRRGSAFTPREEQTKEDLGLDWRQSADEVIVKLRVGTGPVRLEEVDAAFTDTDCVLRLPDGRQWGGVFYAEIESSCTKVQARKGGLLQLSLPKKVPLLTWPSLLKKPLGTQELVPGLRCQENGQEPSPVALEPGPEPRRAKQEARNQKRAQGRGEVGAGAGPGAQAGPSAKRAVHLRRGPEGEGPRDGPGPRGDAPQFLAEPATQAEAEEQLRVPPLTPQTCLLGSEENLALLTGKKAAAPRSDPVSPTVARSRDPEKDDRSKEEMAVATDAAALVDEPESTVNLAFVKNDSYEKGPDSVVVHVYVKEIRRDTSRVLFREQDFTLIFQTRDGNFLRLHPGCGPHTIFRWQVKLRNLIEPEQCTFCFTASRIDICLRKRQSQRWGGLEAPAARVGGAKVAVPTGPSPLDSAPPGGTPHPLTGQEEARAVEKEKPKARSEDTGLDGVATRTPMEHVAPKSEPHLASPKPTCMVPPMPHSPVSGDSVEEEEEEEKKVCLPGFTGLVNLGNTCFMNSVIQSLSNTRELRDFFHDRSFEAEINYNNPLGTGGRLAIGFAVLLRALWKGTHHAFQPSKLKAIVASKASQFTGYAQHDAQEFMAFLLDGLHEDLNRIQNKPYTETVDSDGRPDEVVAEEAWQRHKMRNDSFIVDLFQGQYKSKLVCPVCAKVSITFDPFLYLPVPLPQKQKVLPVFYFAREPHSKPIKFLVSVSKENSSASEVLDSLSQSVHVKPENLRLAEVIKNRFHRVFLPSHSLDTVSPSDTLLCFELLSPELAKERVVVLEVQQRPQVPSIPISKCAACQRKQQSEDEKLKRCTRCYRVGYCNQLCQKTHWPDHKGLCRPENIGYPFLVSVPASRLTYARLAQLLEGYARYSVSVFQPPFQPGRMALESQGPGCTTLLSTSSLEAGDSDRDPIQPPELQLVTPVAEGDTGATRAWASPDRGPVPSTSGISSEMVASGPVEVGALTVGERVSRPEAAVPGYQHPSEALSAHTPQFFIYRIDASNREQRLEDKGDVPLELGDDCSLALVWRNNERLQEFVLVASKELECAEDPGSAGEAARAGHFTLDQCLNLFTRPEVLAPEEAWYCPQCKQHREASKQLLLWRLPSVLIVQLKRFSFRSFIWRDKINDLVEFPVRNLDLGKFCIGQKEEQLPSYDLYAVINHYGGMIGGHYTACARLPNDRSSQRSDVGWRLFDDSTVTTVDESQVVTRYAYVLFYRRRNSPVERPPRAGHSEHHPDLGPAAESAASQASRIWQELEAEEEPVPEGPAPLGPWGPQDWVGPPPRGPTTPDEGCLRYFVLGTVAALVALVLNVFYPLVSQSPWR
- the USP19 gene encoding ubiquitin carboxyl-terminal hydrolase 19 isoform X2 — translated: MSGGASATGPRRGPPGLEEATSKKKQKDRANQESKDGDPRRGSAFTPREEQTKEDLGLDWRQSADEVIVKLRVGTGPVRLEEVDAAFTDTDCVLRLPDGRQWGGVFYAEIESSCTKVQARKGGLLQLSLPKKVPLLTWPSLLKPLGTQELVPGLRCQENGQEPSPVALEPGPEPRRAKQEARNQKRAQGRGEVGAGAGPGAQAGPSAKRAVHLRRGPEGEGPRDGPGPRGDAPQFLAEPATQAEAEEQLRVPPLTPQTCLLGSEENLALLTGKKAAAPRSDPVSPTVARSRDPEKDDRSKEEMAVATDAAALVDGKEPESTVNLAFVKNDSYEKGPDSVVVHVYVKEIRRDTSRVLFREQDFTLIFQTRDGNFLRLHPGCGPHTIFRWQVKLRNLIEPEQCTFCFTASRIDICLRKRQSQRWGGLEAPAARGAVGGAKVAVPTGPSPLDSAPPGGTPHPLTGQEEARAVEKEKPKARSEDTGLDGVATRTPMEHVAPKSEPHLASPKPTCMVPPMPHSPVSGDSVEEEEEEEKKVCLPGFTGLVNLGNTCFMNSVIQSLSNTRELRDFFHDRSFEAEINYNNPLGTGGRLAIGFAVLLRALWKGTHHAFQPSKLKAIVASKASQFTGYAQHDAQEFMAFLLDGLHEDLNRIQNKPYTETVDSDGRPDEVVAEEAWQRHKMRNDSFIVDLFQGQYKSKLVCPVCAKVSITFDPFLYLPVPLPQKQKVLPVFYFAREPHSKPIKFLVSVSKENSSASEVLDSLSQSVHVKPENLRLAEVIKNRFHRVFLPSHSLDTVSPSDTLLCFELLSPELAKERVVVLEVQQRPQVPSIPISKCAACQRKQQSEDEKLKRCTRCYRVGYCNQLCQKTHWPDHKGLCRPENIGYPFLVSVPASRLTYARLAQLLEGYARYSVSVFQPPFQPGRMALESQGPGCTTLLSTSSLEAGDSDRDPIQPPELQLVTPVAEGDTGATRAWASPDRGPVPSTSGISSEMVASGPVEVGALTVGERVSRPEAAVPGYQHPSEALSAHTPQFFIYRIDASNREQRLEDKGDVPLELGDDCSLALVWRNNERLQEFVLVASKELECAEDPGSAGEAARAGHFTLDQCLNLFTRPEVLAPEEAWYCPQCKQHREASKQLLLWRLPSVLIVQLKRFSFRSFIWRDKINDLVEFPVRNLDLGKFCIGQKEEQLPSYDLYAVINHYGGMIGGHYTACARLPNDRSSQRSDVGWRLFDDSTVTTVDESQVVTRYAYVLFYRRRNSPVERPPRAGHSEHHPDLGPAAESAASQASRIWQELEAEEEPVPEGPAPLGPWGPQDWVGPPPRGPTTPDEGCLRYFVLGTVAALVALVLNVFYPLVSQSPWR